In the Candidatus Methylacidiphilales bacterium genome, one interval contains:
- the sucD gene encoding succinate--CoA ligase subunit alpha, protein MSVLVGKNTRLVVQGITGKAGSFHTLSCMEYGTNVVAGVTPARGGELFEDKVPVFDTVSEARRETHCNASMIFVPPPFAADSIIEAIDAGVELVVCITEGIPVEDMMRVKIAMQGRPTVLIGPNCPGIITPGECKIGIMPGYIHKAGSVGVVSRSGTLTYEAVWQLTNRGYGQSTCIGIGGDPIHGMTHRQAIEFFNNDPATEAIVMIGEIGGSEEEEAAEFIQKNVRKPVAAFIAGQTAPPGRRMGHAGAIVSGGKGTAAAKVQALESAGVAVAQTLAQIGDTLVKAIQKQ, encoded by the coding sequence ATGTCCGTTTTAGTTGGAAAGAATACGCGTTTGGTTGTCCAGGGCATCACCGGCAAGGCCGGCAGTTTTCATACATTGAGTTGCATGGAATACGGTACGAATGTGGTGGCCGGGGTGACGCCCGCGCGCGGCGGCGAGTTGTTTGAAGACAAAGTGCCGGTGTTTGACACGGTTTCCGAGGCCCGCCGGGAAACCCATTGCAACGCCAGCATGATTTTTGTCCCGCCCCCGTTTGCGGCGGATTCGATCATCGAGGCCATTGACGCCGGGGTCGAATTGGTGGTTTGCATCACCGAAGGCATTCCCGTGGAGGATATGATGCGCGTGAAGATCGCGATGCAGGGAAGGCCGACGGTTTTGATCGGGCCGAATTGCCCCGGCATCATCACGCCGGGCGAGTGCAAAATCGGCATCATGCCGGGTTACATTCATAAGGCCGGCAGCGTTGGCGTGGTTTCACGCAGCGGTACCCTGACCTACGAGGCGGTCTGGCAGTTGACCAATCGCGGCTATGGGCAGTCCACCTGCATCGGCATCGGAGGCGACCCCATCCATGGGATGACCCATCGACAGGCCATTGAGTTTTTCAACAATGACCCGGCTACGGAAGCCATTGTCATGATCGGTGAAATCGGCGGGTCCGAGGAGGAGGAAGCCGCGGAATTTATCCAGAAAAACGTCAGGAAACCGGTGGCGGCGTTTATTGCGGGGCAGACGGCGCCTCCAGGACGGCGCATGGGCCATGCGGGAGCGATTGTGTCCGGCGGCAAGGGCACAGCCGCAGCCAAGGTTCAAGCTTTGGAATCCGCAGGGGTGGCCGTGGCCCAAACGCTCGCCCAGATTGGCGATACGCTGGTGAAAGCGATTCAGAAGCAGTGA